In Erpetoichthys calabaricus chromosome 4, fErpCal1.3, whole genome shotgun sequence, one genomic interval encodes:
- the nr0b1 gene encoding nuclear receptor subfamily 0 group B member 1 — translation MASSDSCHCSGRKQNSILYSILKNDSQAEIQQHQTLQQQVCSCGSKKNVALTCPQVTCKAASAVLVKTLKFIKNLPCFQELPAEDQLVLVRNCWAPLLVLGLAQDRVDIETIETPEPSMLQKILTGGQEDSRESLQVNEQHISTTKIQDIKFFLSKCWALDISTKEYAYLKGAILFNPDLPGLRHTTYIQGLQSEAQRALNEYVRMIHREDLTRFGKLIIALSLLRSFSPNVVTELFFRPIIGNVNMDDLLLEMFYAK, via the exons ATGGCCAGCTCTGATAGCTGTCACTGTAGCGGCAGAAAGCAAAACAGCATCCTCTACAGCATTTTGAAAAATGACAGCCAAGCCGAAATACAACAGCACCAGACTCTTCAGCAGCAGGTTTGCTCTTGCGGATCTAAGAAAAACGTAGCTCTTACATGTCCGCAGGTCACCTGCAAGGCTGCCTCTGCTGTTTTGGTAAAGACGCTGAAGTTTATTAAGAACCTGCCGTGCTTTCAGGAGCTGCCCGCAGAAGATCAGTTGGTACTGGTTCGCAACTGCTGGGCACCGCTTCTGGTTCTTGGATTGGCACAAGACCGCGTGGACATTGAGACTATAGAGACCCCAGAACCAAGTATGTTACAAAAGATTTTAACTGGAGGGCAGGAAGACTCTAGAGAATCTCTCCAGGTGAACGAGCAGCATATCTCGACGACAAAGATCCAagatataaagttttttttaagcaAGTGCTGGGCTCTGGACATTAGTACAAAGGAATATGCTTATCTCAAAGGGGCAATCCTGTTTAATCCAG ATCTGCCAGGTCTGCGCCATACAACTTACATTCAAGGACTGCAGAGCGAAGCACAGCGGGCGCTAAACGAGTATGTCAGAATGATCCACCGGGAGGACCTTACAAGATTTGGAAAACTGATCATTGCTCTGTCTTTGCTCCGTTCCTTCAGCCCTAATGTTGTGACTGAACTGTTTTTTAGACCGATCATTGGGAACGTGAATATGGACGATTTACTCCTAGAGATGTTTTATGCCAAATAA